The Montipora capricornis isolate CH-2021 chromosome 6, ASM3666992v2, whole genome shotgun sequence genome has a window encoding:
- the LOC138051361 gene encoding UDP-glucose 6-dehydrogenase-like, with translation MNAIKAICCIGAGYVGGPTCSVIALKCPEIQVTVVDLSETRIDAWNSDKLPIFEPGLNDVVKQCRGKNLFFSTDIDSAIRGADLIFICVNTPTKTFGVGKGRAPDLKYIESAARHIAEVADGEKIVVEKSTVPVRAAESITRIFEANGSRGKFQVLSNPEFLAEGTAIKDLLEPDRVLIGGEQSPEGWKAIEALSSVYEHWIPRENIIKTNTWSSELSKLAANAFLAQRISSINAMSAICEATGADVSEVASAIGRDSRIGSCFLQASVGFGGSCFQKDVLNLVYLCEALNLPEVAAYWYQVIAMNEYQRRRFANRIVNCLFNTVTDKKIALFGFAFKKNTGDTRESASIYICKYLMDEGARITVYDPKVEKEQILLELTHPSISEDPERVDRLITIVNDPYKAVEAAHALVIGTEWDEFKGYDYKRIYDTMLKPAFAFDGRMILDHCHLHEIGFQVETIGKVVSSGYMLPLTPPLKPPKEEK, from the exons ATGAATGCAATCAAAGCGATCTGCTGTATAGGCGCTGGATATGTTGGTGGTCCAACATGCAGTGTTATTGCGCTCAAATGCCCGGAAATCCAAGTTACGGTAGTCGATCTAAGCGAGACGCGAATCGACGCTTGGAATTCGGATAAATTGCCCATCTTTGAG CCTGGGTTGAATGATGTGGTGAAGCAATGtcgcggaaaaaacctgttctTTTCAACGGATATCGATTCAGCCATCCGCGGTGCGGACCTAATATTTATCTGT gttaaCACGCCGACCAAAACCTTTGGTGTGGGAAAG GGCCGTGCACCAGACTTGAAGTACATAGAATCAGCTGCCAGACATATTGCTGAGGTGGCTGATGGTGAGAAAATTGTTGTGGAAAAGAGTACCGTCCCTGTTCGAGCTGCAGAAAG TATCACAAGAATATTTGAAGCTAATGGTAGCAGAGGGAAATTTCAG GTTCTGTCAAACCCTGAATTTTTGGCTGAAGGCACTGCAATTAAGGACTTGTTGGAACCGGATAGAGTCTTAATTG GAGGGGAGCAAAGCCCAGAGGGATGGAAGGCAATTGAAGCACTCTCATCTGTTTATGAACACTGGATTCCCAGGGAGAATATCATTAAAACAAACACATGGTCATCTGAGCTCTCCAAGCTG GCAGCCAATGCCTTCCTGGCTCAAAGAATCTCCAGCATTAATGCCATGAGTGCAATCTGTGAGGCAACTGGGGCAGATGTCTCTGAAGTAGCAAGTGCAATTGGACGGGACTCCAGGATTGGGAGTTGTTTCTTACAAGCATCAGTCG GTTTTGGAGGGAGTTGTTTCCAGAAGGACGTTCTAAATCTTGTTTACCTTTGTGAGGCTCTCAATCTTCCTGAGGTTGCGGCGTACTGGTACCAAGTGATTGCTATGAACGAGTATCAGCGCCGGCGATTTGCAAACAGAATTGTCAATTGCCTTTTTAACACAGTGACGGACAAGAAAATCGCGCTGTTTGGATTTGCATTCAAGAAAAACACTGGAGACACTCG GGAATCGGCAAGTATTTATATCTGTAAATATCTAATGGACGAAGGAGCGAGGATAACAGTATATGACCCCAAAGTCGAAAAAGAGCAGATATTGTT GGAATTGACTCATCCATCTATTTCAGAAGATCCAGAAAGAG TGGATCGTCTGATAACAATCGTTAACGATCCTTACAAAGCTGTTGAAGCTGCGCATGCTTTGGTCATCGGCACTGAGTGGGATGAATTTAAG GGGTATGACTACAAGCGGATATACGACACCATGTTGAAGCCGGCCTTTGCTTTTGATGGGCGAATGATTCTGGATCACTGTCATTTACACGAGATTGGATTTCAAGTTGAGACGATTGGCAAAGTTGTGTCGTCAGGGTATATGTTGCCATTGACGCCCCCATTAAAACCCCCAAAGGAGGAGAAATGA